From Pirellulales bacterium:
TCGATTCGATCCGACACGCCATGCTCGGCCGCGTTCGATTTCGCGACATCGATCGCGTCGGGCGAAATATCGATGGCCGTTACGCGAGCTGTCGACAAATGCTTCGCGGCGCAGACGGCCAGGATTCCGCTGCCGGTGCCGACATCGGCGATCCTTATTTCCGGACTGCCGGCCGGCCGCTCTTTTGCGAGGTCCAAAAGCCGCACGACGAGCAATTCCGTTTCCGGCCGCGGGATCAGCACTGCAGGCGTCACGCGAAATCGCAACGAGTAAAACTCGCGATAGCCGACCAAATAGGCTACCGGCGTCCCTTCCGCCCGGCGACGCACCCAACCGCGAAACGTCTGCCGCGTCTTGTCGTCGGCCACTTCATCAAAGGCCGTGTAAAGCTGAATCCGCTGGCAACCGCGAGCGGCGGCCAGCAGCACTTCGGCATCGAGCCGCGGCGTGTCGGAACCATGCTGCTTGAGATAATCGGCGGTGAACGTAAGCAGCCGGCCGATCGTCCAGGATTCGCTCATCGGGATAGAAGAACCGGGTGCGGGCTCGAACCAGGGGAAGCCGTGGCCAGCACGGCATGGATTAGCCTATTTTAGCAGGCGAACGCTATAGATCGTGCAGGCCGACTGCCAATCGCCGAAGCCGACGCGGCGCTGCGGTATCGCCGAGTCGGAAGGAAATTTGAGTGAAGCCGGATTGCCGGTCCACGCGACCAAGTCCTGGTCGTCCAAAAAACAGCGGACATCGGCCTTTTCGCCCTTCACTTTCACGACCACGCGCGCGATATAGCGCCGCCCGTTTTCCAGAACGCTCGGCGAGCGCATCGTCGGATTGGCGTCACCCGCAGCCTGCTGCCCGTCGACCATGTCCAAACCGGAAGCTTTGCCGTGGTTGCTGGACAGGACAAAGTTGCAACCGGCGCCAGCCACCGGGAAGCCGATCCACACGGCGTCGTGGTGCCGGTCGCGCGAGAACTCGACCTGCAACTCATAGCTGGATGAAATGATCTCATGCGGAAACACGATTCTCGAATCCTGGCCCTCCGAAACAATTGTGCCGCCGCGTCTGAGCCAGTTGCCCGACGCGGTGTCGCGGTCGGTATCGACTTCCGCCAACAAGTCGATGCCTTTGCTGGGGCGCGGATGAGCGACCGCCTGCGGCTGTACCGGAATGGCTTGGTAGTCCTGCTTGGCCCATTTGCCGCCTTCGCGATAATTGACCGCTCGTTCGACGCCGCCGATATTATAAACGATCTGCAAATTCTTCCGTTTGCCCGGCGCCGGATCGGTTCGTAGAAAATCGACATTCGCCTCGATATCCAAGCCCTCGCCGATTGCCTGTCGGACTCGGTCGGCCACATCGGCCCAGCCAGTTTTCCGTCCCCAGCGGGCGGAGACAATCGTCGGCGCATTCGGATTGACCGATGAGCGATCCGCGCGAGCAGAGGGCGCGAGCGTCCATTGTTGCGCGTCGGATCCGGTGTATTGCTGCAGCTCGACCGTGGGACCGTCGCCACGCAATCCGAGGCAGAGGCCGCTCTTGTCGTTCATAAATTTGTAGGCGCCTCCTTCCGCTCGCTCGACAAGCCACCGTTGATCCGGGGCATTTTCAAAGCTCCATTCAAGCGCGAAGGCGCCCGCGCCGGTGCTGCCGTCGACGATGCCCATGCACTTCCCGCTTTTCTCGTTGATGATTTTGAACTTTCCGTCGGCAATTGGAATGACCTCCCAAAGGCGGTCAGCTCCCGTGGCATCGGCCCAAACGCCGATCGCGTTTCCCGATTGCTTGCCGTCGCCGACAGTGCCGAGGCACAGTTGGCCGTGCTTACTAGTGATTCGACAGATGCCTGCC
This genomic window contains:
- the prmC gene encoding peptide chain release factor N(5)-glutamine methyltransferase, translated to MSESWTIGRLLTFTADYLKQHGSDTPRLDAEVLLAAARGCQRIQLYTAFDEVADDKTRQTFRGWVRRRAEGTPVAYLVGYREFYSLRFRVTPAVLIPRPETELLVVRLLDLAKERPAGSPEIRIADVGTGSGILAVCAAKHLSTARVTAIDISPDAIDVAKSNAAEHGVSDRIEWRSGDLLSTVSDQQFDFIVSNPPYVSSAEYASLAKTVRDFEPRGALLAGDRGTEVIERLLPQAAEHLAPGGWLLIEISPMIEPAAARLLAAEQRLVPAPTIKDLAGHARIVQARRRE
- a CDS encoding RICIN domain-containing protein, whose translation is AVLDKNPADAEANLAVGRWRAFYKNDWPTGLPLLAKGSDEKLKSLAAEELKSPTDAEQQIQLADAWWNISEKEAGIARDCVRLHAGSVYQEALPNLASALKKAAIEKRLKEIADLRPTTAMAPANGAIDGSRTSGAIAFPLDKWVDVLGLVDVNRDRVAGSWARTGTDLVVVSSQEDYSRLALPVDIDGGYDFEVEFTRKSGDHDVAAMVTIGSHASMVMLSGSRGSVSGLLTVNGQPPFDPQNPIGVRPGALENGHRYRLLIRARMVGENRASIDVLLDGKQYLPRWVGSPTSLDQHPFWAMPNRGRLGLGVLLGTVAFHSARLRMVSGHATAEASVADSGAPGPAPTAGAPPAGICRITSKHGQLCLGTVGDGKQSGNAIGVWADATGADRLWEVIPIADGKFKIINEKSGKCMGIVDGSTGAGAFALEWSFENAPDQRWLVERAEGGAYKFMNDKSGLCLGLRGDGPTVELQQYTGSDAQQWTLAPSARADRSSVNPNAPTIVSARWGRKTGWADVADRVRQAIGEGLDIEANVDFLRTDPAPGKRKNLQIVYNIGGVERAVNYREGGKWAKQDYQAIPVQPQAVAHPRPSKGIDLLAEVDTDRDTASGNWLRRGGTIVSEGQDSRIVFPHEIISSSYELQVEFSRDRHHDAVWIGFPVAGAGCNFVLSSNHGKASGLDMVDGQQAAGDANPTMRSPSVLENGRRYIARVVVKVKGEKADVRCFLDDQDLVAWTGNPASLKFPSDSAIPQRRVGFGDWQSACTIYSVRLLK